CCGGCGCCAACGTTTTCCTGTTATATCCCGTAAAGGAAAACAGGTTTTCGGAACAGGCCTTCGCTGGTGCAACGTTACCGTTACAGAATGAATTTAAAGAACAGCCGCTGGTGTTTTCAATCAAAGTCACCGGCCCGAAAGACGCAACGGTACAGGGCCTGAAGGTCCGGCTCACAGACAATACAGAACTGACTATTGATAAACATATCAATGCAGGGCAGTATATTATCTACAAAAACGGACAACTCTGGCTGGCAGACAATGGCCGCCGGTTATTGGAACAGCTTCCTGCGAAAGGTGGTTTACATATAGGCAAAGGCCAAAGTAATATCACTGTAGCAGCCATTCACCCTGTACAGGACGACAAAGTACGGTTTGAACTGGTGGTGCCCGTTATAGGAGCGCCCATTAAATTCTGATGTTTTTTGCAGATATTTACCGAGAACATACCTTCCACGAACAATGAAAAAAATTATTTTCCTGTTGGCAGTCATCGTCTGCAGTCTGCCTGTTATTGCACAAACCCGTTACAATGCCTGGGATTCACTGGCCATGACGCCACCCATGGGATGGAACAGCTGGAACTTCTTTGAAGCCAGGGTCAGCGAGCAGGTAATCATGGACATGGCCGATGCCATGGCCGCCAACGGTATGAAAGACGCCGGCTACCGTTATCTGGTGATAGATGACCACTGGGTGGCCGGCCGTGATAAACACAACAATCTTTTTCCCGACCCGGAACGGTTTCCGCATGGCATGAAATACCTGGCGGATTATGTACATGGAAAAGGACTGAAGCTGGGCATTTACTCAGATGCCGCTATGCTGACCTGTGGCGGTGTTACCGGGAGTTACAATTTCGAGGAACAGGACGCCCGTACTTTTGCGGGCTGGGGCATCGATTTCCTGAAGTACGACTATTGCAATGCGCCGGAAGACGTGGCCACTGCGTTCAGCCGGTATGCCCGTATGGGCGATGCCCTGAAAAAGTGTGGCCGCCCTATAGTCTATTCTATCTGTGAATGGGGACAGCGCAAACCCTGGCTGTGGGCCAGGGCGGCTGGCGGCCATCTGTGGCGTACCACCTGGGACAGCCGCGACGTATGGGAATCGCATGACAACAATCTCACCGGTATTATGGAGATATTCCTCCAGCAGGAACACCTGGCTTCCTATGCCGGCCCTGGCGGCTGGAATGATCCGGACCTGCTGATGGTAGGTCTTTACGGCAAAGGTGCTTCTTCCTCTGTAGACGGCCGCTTTAAAGGCTGCACCGCTACAGAGTACCGCACACATTTTGCGCTGTGGTGTATGCTGGCCGCTCCGCTGATGGTGAATATGGACCTGAAGCATATCACGCCGGACGTGTTGCAGCTGATCACCAACCCACAACTGATTGCCATCAACCAGGACGCGCTGGGCAAACAGGCGACCACCGTTTTAAAACGGAATGATATCCAGGTGCTGCTGAAACCATTGCAGCGCGGGGATATGGCGGTGTGTGTATTCAACCGTGCCGCCAATGGGCAGTCTTTTGACATAGACCTGAAAAAAGACCTCGCTCTCTGGCAGCCTTTCCAGGTAACAGACGTCTGGAGCGGCAAGCCTGTAAAGACATTGAAAGGGCAACTGGGCGCACATGATTGTGCAGTGTATCTCCTGAAAGCCGGGCAAAAATAGCATTGGTTAAAGTCAATTTATATGTTGTAACGCTATGTTGACGGCGCTACATTTATATCTGTAAGTGATTAGATTTTTTTGAATGAATGCAAAAAGTATAGTGTTAGGGACAGCTGGTCTTGGCGGCGTATGGGGCAAAGTGGATCGGTCTGCAGCTGTCCGCACTTTACTGACAGCGCTGGAAAACGACGTCACTGCCATAGATACGGCGCCGGCATATGGCGATGCAGAAGAGATCGTAAGCGATGCGTTGAAACAATGGAGAGGCCCGGTGCCCGTTATCAGCACCAAAGCCGGCAGGCTGCGGTCATATGCCGCAGATGAAGCGTACTACGATTATTCCGCTGCCGGTATTATGAACAGCGTATACCGTTCGCTGAAAACATTGGGCGTTCCGGTATTGGACATATTATTCCTGCATGATCCGGAAGCGGTGCCCGAGCAAGAAGGCGATCAGGTGGTGGCGGTCATGTTGCACCTTAAGCAGCAGGGACTGGTGAAAAAAATCGGCCTGGGCGGCAACATCCCGCTGTGGATGGAAGCCTATATTAAAACAGGCGTTTTTGATGTGATCATGGAATTCAACAGGCTGAACGCCTGTAGTACAGCGGCGCTCAAGGACCGGCTGCCTTTCTGCAACACCAGAGGCATGGCGTATTATGCCGCCAGTCCGCTTTATATGGGACTGCTGGGCCGGAATTTCCAGGCCTGGCAACAGCAACCGCCGCAATGGCTGCCTGCCGGCAGTATTGCCACTGCGCAGCGTTTACAGCTGATCGCAGCAAAGCACCATCTTCCGTTACCGGTATTGGCCCATCGTTTTCTACTGACGGTCCCACGTGCGTTCAGTATCGTGATAGGCGCTTCCTGCGTGACAGAGCTGGAAGAAAGTCTGTCTGCTTTCCGGCAAGGCCCGCTGCCGGAAGCGATATACCAGGAAATACTGGATTGTAATAAGTAAACAGCTACCATTGTATACCATCGATCATCAAATCTTTAACATCACCAGCGTGCAATTGCGGGAGCTGGAACCAGCCATGGCGGTAACGCCCATCCAGGACGCCACCATGGGCCCTTTTCCATCCTTCGGCCTTGCGCTGATCACTCTGGAAGACGAAAACGGCTTTATCGGTGAAGCACCGGTGTACAGCAGTTATATCAATATCCTGGAAAACTGCCTGCTGCCCATTCTGCTGCACAGCCATCATGTGCCCTATCACAAATTGTATCATCAGTTGTACTGGTCTATCCGGAACGAAGGTTTCCGGGGGCCGGCATCGGCGTTGGTAGGGCAGATAGACCTGGCGTTGCATGACCTGGCGGCCCGCCGCGAAGGCGTGCCGTTGCACCGCTTCCTGCATGCGGAAAGGGACACGGTAAAAATGTACGGCAGTGGCGGCGGTACCAACTATACGCTGCAGGAACTGGAACAGGAGGTGGACCGTTTTATGGAAGCGGGAGTGGACTGTTACAAGATGAAGGTAGGGAAGGCATTTGGCACCATGATGGGGGAGGATGCTTCCCGTGTTAAGTTTGTCCGCAGCCTGCTGGGAAAAGATGTCCGCCTGGCGGTGGACGCCAACCAGATATGGAGCGGTGAGCAGGCGTTGCGCTTTGCCGATATGATCGCTGCGGCTGATGTGGCCTGGTTTGAAGAACCGATCCACTCCGCGGCATTTGAACAGATAGGTGTACTATGCAGCCAGACGCCATTGCGGGTTTCTTTCGGTGAATCGGAAAGAACCTCCCGTTTATTCCCTACCTTGGTGAACTTAGGCGTACGCCACCTGCAACCGGTGCCTACGCACCTGGGCGGAGTGAACGAATGGAAAGAAGTCAGGGACCTGGCGGCAAAGAGCGGCGTTGATTTTTCCTCCGGCGGATATTCGTTGTTTACCGCCTCGCTGATGGCCACTGCTGACGAAGCATGCGAAGTGGAGTACCTGTATTCTATCATGTCAGGACTGGAGCGTTATTTCAGCGTTTGTCCCGAATGGAAGAACGGCTGCTTTGTGTTGCCGGACATTGCCGGTCTTCCGGTACGGGTGGACTGGGACTACTGCCGGAGCGCAGATAAAATTGTAAAACAATATTACTGGAATGATCAGAACGTCAGGAAATATTCACCTATTGTATCACTATGATCTTTAATACTTGCCTGTGAACATGTCGCTTACCGGTGTTGATGGCGTAGTGCTGGTGCTGTATATCATCGCCCTTTTTGTATTAGGTTTTTTCCTGGGCAGAAACAGGGAGCAGGACATTTTCCTGGGTGGCCGTTCGCTGCGATGGTGGCAGATCGGTTTCTCTATGTTCAGCGCCAATGCAGGCCCTATGATGTTGATCGGCATGTCCAGCCTGGGCTTCTCCCAGGGCGTGGTGGGCGCTAACTTTGAGTGGCTGGCATGGATATTCCTGTTGCTGCTGGCCATGTTTTTCCTGCCGCGGTACCTGTCGGCCGGTATCAGCACCATTCCGCAGTACCTTTTGCATCGCTATGGCAAGAGCGCCTATAATTTTCTCGTGATATACAGCCTGGTGTCCATACTGGTGGTATGGTTGGGCAGTGCGTTATATGCCGGCGGACTGGTGATCTCGCAGGTGCTGGGCTGTCCGCTGATGTACGCCGTGGCGCTGATAGCGCTGATAGCCACCAGCTACACCGCGGTGGGTGGCTTCAGGGCGGTGGTGCGCACCGGCATTTTCCAGTCGGTCATCATCATCGTTTCCTCGCTGATACTGACCGTGCTGGCTTTCAACAGCATGATGAAAACCGGTGCCGTTCATCACGAGGTGCCGCAGAATTTCTGGAAACTGCTGCACGGCGCCGATGACCGGGAATACTCGTGGATGGCTATTCTGGCGGGATACCCGGTAGTGGCAATTTATTACTGGTGCGCAGACCAGACCATCGTGCAGAAACTGCTGGGAGCAAAAGACCTGCGGGAAGGGCAGTATGGCGCGTTGTTCATTGCTGCGCTGAAGATGATCACTCCGCTTATTTTCCTGCTGCCGGGCATTATCTGTTTTATTTTATACCGGGACATCACCACGGCTGACAATGCGTATATCACGCTGGTGCAGCAACTGATGCCGGATGGTTTCCGGGGCCTTTGCCTGGCGGCATTGATCGCCGCATTGATTGATACCGTGTCGTCCGGCCTCAATTCATTCAGCACGGTGTTTACGCTGGACGTGGTGGGCCAGTTCAGGACAACGGACGATGCCGGCCGGTTGCGTACGGGCC
This window of the Chitinophaga varians genome carries:
- a CDS encoding aldo/keto reductase, which gives rise to MNAKSIVLGTAGLGGVWGKVDRSAAVRTLLTALENDVTAIDTAPAYGDAEEIVSDALKQWRGPVPVISTKAGRLRSYAADEAYYDYSAAGIMNSVYRSLKTLGVPVLDILFLHDPEAVPEQEGDQVVAVMLHLKQQGLVKKIGLGGNIPLWMEAYIKTGVFDVIMEFNRLNACSTAALKDRLPFCNTRGMAYYAASPLYMGLLGRNFQAWQQQPPQWLPAGSIATAQRLQLIAAKHHLPLPVLAHRFLLTVPRAFSIVIGASCVTELEESLSAFRQGPLPEAIYQEILDCNK
- a CDS encoding SLC5 family protein, with the translated sequence MSLTGVDGVVLVLYIIALFVLGFFLGRNREQDIFLGGRSLRWWQIGFSMFSANAGPMMLIGMSSLGFSQGVVGANFEWLAWIFLLLLAMFFLPRYLSAGISTIPQYLLHRYGKSAYNFLVIYSLVSILVVWLGSALYAGGLVISQVLGCPLMYAVALIALIATSYTAVGGFRAVVRTGIFQSVIIIVSSLILTVLAFNSMMKTGAVHHEVPQNFWKLLHGADDREYSWMAILAGYPVVAIYYWCADQTIVQKLLGAKDLREGQYGALFIAALKMITPLIFLLPGIICFILYRDITTADNAYITLVQQLMPDGFRGLCLAALIAALIDTVSSGLNSFSTVFTLDVVGQFRTTDDAGRLRTGRWVTVLAALLAIGIAALFLFSGKGLFEITQGMVSILAPPLSVVFLASIFWKRTNTPAVVTVLYGGGSVCLLVGVCYLLNYPYKGFWPHFLLLSVYLFMGLALLIMVVSLLTAPSPVTDDKPVFVSAAGNRLSRRVWAGWAVLAVVMLIIYLLLK
- a CDS encoding mandelate racemase/muconate lactonizing enzyme family protein, producing the protein MYTIDHQIFNITSVQLRELEPAMAVTPIQDATMGPFPSFGLALITLEDENGFIGEAPVYSSYINILENCLLPILLHSHHVPYHKLYHQLYWSIRNEGFRGPASALVGQIDLALHDLAARREGVPLHRFLHAERDTVKMYGSGGGTNYTLQELEQEVDRFMEAGVDCYKMKVGKAFGTMMGEDASRVKFVRSLLGKDVRLAVDANQIWSGEQALRFADMIAAADVAWFEEPIHSAAFEQIGVLCSQTPLRVSFGESERTSRLFPTLVNLGVRHLQPVPTHLGGVNEWKEVRDLAAKSGVDFSSGGYSLFTASLMATADEACEVEYLYSIMSGLERYFSVCPEWKNGCFVLPDIAGLPVRVDWDYCRSADKIVKQYYWNDQNVRKYSPIVSL
- a CDS encoding glycoside hydrolase family 27 protein, which gives rise to MKKIIFLLAVIVCSLPVIAQTRYNAWDSLAMTPPMGWNSWNFFEARVSEQVIMDMADAMAANGMKDAGYRYLVIDDHWVAGRDKHNNLFPDPERFPHGMKYLADYVHGKGLKLGIYSDAAMLTCGGVTGSYNFEEQDARTFAGWGIDFLKYDYCNAPEDVATAFSRYARMGDALKKCGRPIVYSICEWGQRKPWLWARAAGGHLWRTTWDSRDVWESHDNNLTGIMEIFLQQEHLASYAGPGGWNDPDLLMVGLYGKGASSSVDGRFKGCTATEYRTHFALWCMLAAPLMVNMDLKHITPDVLQLITNPQLIAINQDALGKQATTVLKRNDIQVLLKPLQRGDMAVCVFNRAANGQSFDIDLKKDLALWQPFQVTDVWSGKPVKTLKGQLGAHDCAVYLLKAGQK